From a single Candidatus Methylomirabilota bacterium genomic region:
- a CDS encoding cupin domain-containing protein, protein MPAPPTLYVNTADVPWVERHRGVLWKVLWQDGDGHKAILMRYEPGAVIPRHRHLGDEQIWVLEGSVADDTGVCTVGNYARRPPGCVHSVKSETGALVLAVTSGPTEAV, encoded by the coding sequence ATGCCGGCGCCACCGACGCTGTACGTCAACACCGCTGACGTCCCGTGGGTCGAGCGGCACCGGGGCGTGCTCTGGAAGGTGCTGTGGCAGGACGGGGATGGTCACAAGGCCATCCTCATGCGCTACGAGCCGGGCGCGGTGATCCCGCGTCATCGCCATCTCGGAGACGAGCAGATCTGGGTCCTCGAGGGCAGTGTGGCGGACGACACTGGAGTGTGTACAGTAGGCAACTACGCCCGGCGCCCGCCGGGCTGCGTCCACAGCGTCAAGAGCGAGACGGGAGCGCTGGTCCTCGCCGTGACGTCCGGACCAACGGAGGCCGTCTAG
- a CDS encoding helix-turn-helix domain-containing protein, whose protein sequence is MERRVNHVRKALGTKIRSLRKERGWSQEALGERSALSGKFIGEVERGEKSISVDSLYRVSVALKIALRKLIDLPARPQ, encoded by the coding sequence ATGGAGCGTCGCGTGAACCACGTCCGCAAGGCACTCGGAACGAAGATCCGCTCGCTGCGCAAGGAGCGGGGCTGGAGTCAGGAAGCCCTCGGCGAGCGGTCGGCGCTGTCGGGGAAATTCATCGGCGAGGTCGAGCGGGGCGAGAAGTCCATCTCGGTGGACAGCCTCTACCGCGTGTCGGTCGCGCTCAAGATCGCCCTGCGAAAGCTGATCGACCTGCCCGCGCGGCCGCAGTAG
- a CDS encoding lipid-A-disaccharide synthase N-terminal domain-containing protein — protein sequence MNAEHFWLTIGFLGQAFFSMRFLVQWIASEKRRESVIPVSFWFFSIGGGLTLLIYAVYRHDPVFILGQGAGLFVYLRNLYLIRRKERTLAEAGA from the coding sequence ATGAACGCGGAGCACTTCTGGCTGACAATCGGGTTTCTCGGGCAGGCTTTTTTCTCGATGCGCTTCCTCGTGCAGTGGATCGCGTCGGAGAAGCGGCGTGAGAGCGTCATCCCGGTGTCGTTCTGGTTCTTCTCGATCGGCGGCGGCCTCACCCTGCTGATCTACGCGGTGTACCGCCACGATCCCGTCTTCATCCTGGGCCAGGGCGCCGGCCTCTTCGTCTACCTCCGCAACCTCTATCTGATCCGCCGCAAGGAGCGCACGCTCGCCGAGGCCGGCGCGTGA
- a CDS encoding thioredoxin domain-containing protein gives MGRALSGAALAVTLWASACSGQTATVTIDPAMTRGSDAAPVTILEFSDFQCPFCKRAQDTLEQVMREFPGRVRIVFKDFPLDFHPGARPAALAARCAGAGGRFWEYHDLLFVAQPDFEREDLLRYAERIGLERASFAECLDSARFRDAVEQDMTEGRALGITGTPTFFVNGRRLVGAMPVEAFREAVRAALTEDGK, from the coding sequence GTGGGACGAGCGCTGAGCGGAGCCGCGCTGGCGGTGACGCTGTGGGCGAGCGCGTGCTCGGGCCAGACCGCCACCGTGACCATCGATCCGGCGATGACGCGGGGATCGGACGCGGCGCCGGTGACCATTCTCGAGTTCTCCGACTTCCAGTGCCCGTTCTGCAAGCGCGCGCAGGACACGCTCGAGCAGGTCATGCGCGAGTTCCCCGGCCGCGTGCGCATCGTGTTCAAGGACTTCCCGCTCGACTTCCATCCCGGGGCGCGCCCCGCCGCCCTCGCCGCGCGCTGCGCGGGGGCGGGCGGCCGCTTCTGGGAGTATCACGATCTTCTCTTCGTGGCCCAGCCCGACTTCGAGCGGGAAGACCTCCTGCGCTACGCGGAGCGGATCGGTCTCGAGCGGGCATCCTTCGCGGAATGCCTCGACAGCGCGCGGTTTCGCGATGCGGTGGAGCAAGACATGACTGAGGGCCGCGCGCTCGGCATCACGGGAACTCCCACCTTCTTCGTCAACGGGCGCCGCCTGGTGGGCGCGATGCCCGTCGAGGCGTTCCGCGAGGCGGTCCGCGCGGCGCTGACCGAGGACGGGAAGTGA
- a CDS encoding phage holin family protein: MGFLARVLLNTVAIVLAGLIVPGIGVDGLLPALGAGTALGLVNALIRPILLILTLPITLVTLGLFILVLNAGCFWLVSTFVPGFHVDGFWPALGGALLVSVVSWVGTAFVSDRGRVVVISRRAR; encoded by the coding sequence ATGGGTTTTCTCGCCCGCGTTCTCCTCAACACGGTGGCCATCGTACTCGCCGGACTAATAGTTCCTGGCATCGGCGTGGACGGGCTGCTGCCCGCGCTGGGGGCGGGGACCGCGCTCGGGCTCGTCAACGCCCTCATCCGACCCATCCTGCTCATCCTCACGCTGCCGATCACCCTGGTGACGCTCGGCCTCTTCATCCTCGTGCTCAATGCCGGGTGCTTCTGGCTCGTCTCCACGTTCGTCCCCGGCTTCCACGTGGACGGCTTCTGGCCCGCCCTGGGCGGCGCGCTGCTCGTGAGCGTGGTGAGCTGGGTGGGCACCGCGTTCGTCAGCGACCGGGGCCGGGTCGTCGTCATCAGCCGGCGCGCGCGCTGA